One Sphingomonas endolithica DNA segment encodes these proteins:
- a CDS encoding DUF4411 family protein, which translates to MLYLLDANALINAHNGWYALNRVPEFWRWLLHHAEAGTVMMPAETYGEVETGNDDLAGWMKQADTKRLLRLTEEADPAKVQAVLTKYGDNLTEDELITIGQDPFLIAAVFGHADRIVVTGEVSRSSKTRAKRKVPDICNDLGVPWRSPVELIRELDFTTGWDQP; encoded by the coding sequence ATGCTGTACCTCTTGGACGCCAACGCGTTGATCAACGCGCACAATGGCTGGTATGCGCTAAATCGGGTTCCCGAATTTTGGCGCTGGTTGCTCCATCACGCGGAGGCGGGCACGGTTATGATGCCCGCCGAGACCTATGGTGAAGTTGAGACTGGCAATGATGATTTGGCCGGCTGGATGAAGCAGGCCGACACCAAGAGGCTACTTCGTTTGACCGAAGAGGCGGACCCAGCCAAGGTTCAGGCGGTGCTGACGAAGTACGGTGACAACCTCACTGAGGACGAGCTGATCACAATCGGACAAGACCCGTTTCTTATAGCCGCCGTCTTTGGCCATGCCGATCGGATCGTTGTCACAGGCGAAGTCTCTCGGTCCAGCAAGACGCGCGCAAAACGAAAAGTGCCAGACATTTGCAACGACCTTGGTGTGCCGTGGAGATCGCCGGTCGAACTAATACGAGAGCTGGACTTTACCACAGGTTGGGATCAGCCCTGA
- a CDS encoding HK97 gp10 family phage protein produces MPTVRGKSEVRSFIAGIPGEMKKVLRGAGRAGAKVVADEMKVRSISQDVDDAIVTKTKGDDTRVVVKISIKPGWARSVATWLEYGTDPHFISVSDGERQGMSVKRVNEQTKTGSMVIGGKFVGETVFHPGARAHPFMRVSLDVKGAEAVAAARSYINSRVSRSGILPSNEPESDEA; encoded by the coding sequence ATGCCGACCGTCCGCGGCAAATCGGAAGTCCGCAGCTTCATCGCCGGCATTCCGGGCGAAATGAAGAAGGTGCTGCGCGGCGCCGGTCGAGCCGGTGCCAAGGTCGTCGCTGACGAGATGAAGGTCCGTTCGATATCGCAGGATGTCGATGACGCGATCGTCACGAAGACCAAGGGCGACGACACCCGCGTGGTGGTGAAGATCTCGATCAAGCCCGGCTGGGCGCGGTCGGTTGCCACCTGGTTGGAATACGGCACCGACCCCCACTTTATCAGCGTGTCCGACGGCGAGCGCCAAGGCATGAGCGTCAAGCGCGTCAATGAGCAGACGAAGACCGGCTCGATGGTGATCGGCGGCAAGTTCGTAGGCGAGACGGTGTTTCACCCCGGCGCGCGGGCGCATCCATTCATGCGCGTCTCGTTGGACGTAAAGGGCGCCGAGGCCGTGGCTGCCGCGCGCAGCTACATCAACTCGCGTGTGAGCCGCTCGGGCATTCTCCCGTCGAACGAGCCGGAAAGTGACGAGGCATGA
- a CDS encoding phage tail assembly chaperone, giving the protein MPPNPMPHIIARLVEIGLTESNGMGSSPLSWQEINAWCDRTLIDLCPWEARLIRALSVAYVAEKAKSESETHPAPWHSAVTQREIDADEAELDTVLG; this is encoded by the coding sequence ATGCCGCCAAACCCCATGCCGCACATCATCGCGCGGCTGGTCGAGATCGGGCTGACCGAGTCCAACGGGATGGGGTCGTCGCCGCTCAGCTGGCAGGAGATCAATGCCTGGTGCGATCGCACCTTGATTGATCTCTGCCCTTGGGAGGCGCGATTGATCCGCGCGCTGTCGGTCGCGTACGTTGCCGAGAAGGCTAAATCGGAGAGCGAGACGCACCCGGCGCCTTGGCATTCTGCGGTGACACAGCGTGAGATCGACGCTGACGAGGCCGAGCTGGACACGGTGTTGGGCTGA
- a CDS encoding carph-isopro domain-containing protein: protein MATQSDIFSAFASAEALGRAIGVPGVTVRQWRNRGGNIPTKYWSAIRDAAEKQGHVLSFEAFLPLDALRP from the coding sequence ATGGCAACCCAGTCAGACATATTCTCCGCGTTTGCATCCGCCGAAGCCTTGGGAAGAGCGATCGGCGTTCCCGGGGTGACAGTCCGCCAATGGCGAAATCGCGGCGGCAATATCCCAACCAAGTACTGGTCCGCGATCCGTGACGCCGCTGAGAAGCAGGGCCATGTCCTGTCGTTCGAGGCTTTCTTGCCTCTCGATGCGCTCCGTCCGTGA
- a CDS encoding YdaU family protein yields MTDASPPLTPPEADLQDFPFMPLHVARLRDSDLAAEAHPEACWYAVLLWSAAWHQLPAGSLPANDAVLARLCGLGRDTKTFRKHRADALRGWIECDDGRLYHPVVAEQVISGWQSKLKQRHRTFCATVRKHNERKPDDKRDSPDFEAWLSLERPCDVASLVTPVSRVTDHDVTRETASKREGEGQGDYSTVAKATGTASVPGADPLDVEKAAESHLWAAGKRFLQSRGVPKAQSGSVIGKWKGTYGTAPVIEALGVAQREPDLVDPIPFIEKILRRRSGTDDHGANTIGGVRMSSPC; encoded by the coding sequence ATGACCGATGCATCCCCTCCCCTCACACCGCCTGAAGCCGATCTGCAGGACTTCCCGTTCATGCCGCTGCATGTCGCCCGACTCCGCGACAGCGACCTGGCAGCCGAGGCTCACCCGGAGGCATGCTGGTATGCCGTACTGCTGTGGTCCGCAGCCTGGCATCAGCTGCCTGCAGGATCGCTGCCGGCGAACGATGCGGTGCTTGCGCGGCTTTGCGGCCTGGGACGCGACACCAAGACGTTCCGGAAACACCGCGCCGATGCCCTGCGCGGCTGGATCGAGTGCGATGATGGCCGCCTGTACCATCCCGTTGTTGCCGAGCAGGTGATCAGCGGATGGCAGAGCAAGCTCAAGCAGCGCCATCGTACATTCTGCGCGACGGTGCGGAAGCACAACGAGCGCAAGCCTGATGACAAGCGTGACAGCCCCGACTTCGAAGCATGGCTGTCGCTCGAACGTCCCTGTGACGTGGCTTCCCTAGTCACGCCGGTGTCACGCGTGACAGACCATGATGTCACGCGTGAAACAGCATCCAAGAGAGAGGGAGAGGGACAGGGAGATTATAGTACCGTAGCTAAAGCTACGGGCACGGCGAGCGTGCCGGGTGCCGATCCACTCGATGTCGAGAAGGCAGCGGAATCCCACCTGTGGGCCGCCGGCAAGCGCTTCCTGCAATCCCGCGGCGTGCCCAAGGCGCAATCCGGCAGCGTCATCGGCAAGTGGAAGGGCACGTACGGCACAGCGCCCGTCATCGAGGCGCTCGGCGTGGCGCAGCGCGAGCCCGACCTGGTCGACCCGATCCCGTTCATCGAGAAGATCCTCAGGCGGCGCTCCGGCACCGACGACCACGGCGCGAACACGATCGGCGGCGTCCGGATGAGCTCGCCGTGCTGA
- a CDS encoding phage major capsid protein translates to MRDLIKINAATAALLGVSSLGAMSAAERSKGRYMRDGTGHPNGGGTMTPEQLGKYVKDALDEVKKIADGAETEVKRFGDLTQETKGKADQALLKFNVLDELKGRVDDMEQRMTRPGGAGLGEETKSFGQQVAEDDGIKALASKERPSARIELKAITTANNSAGGFIVSHRETEAVSMPRRPDIIMRDLLTVMPIDTGSVDYPKQSVRTNNAAPVAEGTAKPYSNYGWTRATAPVRTIAHLAKLTRQALDDAPRLQAEVDSEMRYGLALAEDGQIILGDGTGENLLGLYPQATAYVAPAGISITAPNKMDKLRLAMLQASLGLYPADAIVLHETDWTDIELTKDSNGRYIFANPTGVVGPILWGKRVMPTVSMAQGTFLVGAFKVAVTLYDRLKPEVLISSENADDFEKNLLTMRCEERLALAVKRPAALIKGPFANT, encoded by the coding sequence ATGCGAGATCTGATCAAAATCAACGCCGCAACCGCGGCGCTCCTGGGCGTGTCTTCGCTCGGCGCAATGTCCGCTGCCGAGCGCAGCAAGGGCCGTTACATGCGCGACGGCACCGGCCACCCGAACGGCGGTGGAACCATGACGCCCGAGCAGCTCGGCAAGTACGTCAAGGACGCGCTCGACGAGGTGAAGAAGATCGCCGACGGCGCCGAGACCGAGGTCAAGCGCTTCGGCGACCTGACGCAGGAGACGAAGGGCAAGGCCGACCAGGCACTGCTGAAGTTCAACGTCCTCGACGAGCTGAAGGGCCGCGTCGATGACATGGAGCAGCGGATGACGCGGCCGGGCGGCGCCGGCCTTGGTGAAGAGACCAAGAGCTTCGGCCAGCAGGTTGCCGAAGACGACGGCATCAAGGCTCTCGCCAGCAAGGAGCGCCCGTCGGCGCGCATCGAACTGAAGGCGATCACCACCGCCAACAACTCGGCTGGCGGCTTCATCGTTTCGCATCGCGAGACCGAGGCTGTCAGCATGCCGCGCCGTCCCGACATCATCATGCGCGACCTGCTCACGGTGATGCCGATCGATACTGGTTCGGTCGATTATCCGAAGCAGTCGGTTCGCACGAACAACGCGGCGCCCGTCGCGGAAGGCACGGCCAAGCCTTACAGCAACTACGGCTGGACGCGTGCAACCGCGCCGGTGCGTACGATCGCGCATCTCGCCAAGCTGACGCGGCAGGCGCTTGATGACGCTCCGCGGCTCCAGGCAGAGGTCGATAGCGAAATGCGCTATGGTCTGGCACTCGCCGAAGACGGGCAGATCATCCTTGGCGATGGCACCGGCGAGAACCTGCTCGGCCTGTATCCGCAGGCAACCGCTTACGTCGCGCCGGCTGGCATCTCCATCACTGCCCCGAACAAGATGGACAAGCTGCGCCTGGCGATGCTGCAGGCCTCGCTCGGCTTGTACCCGGCCGATGCGATCGTGCTGCACGAAACCGACTGGACGGACATCGAACTGACCAAGGACAGCAACGGTCGTTACATCTTCGCGAACCCGACCGGCGTTGTCGGCCCGATCCTCTGGGGCAAGCGCGTGATGCCGACCGTGTCGATGGCGCAGGGCACGTTCCTGGTAGGCGCGTTCAAGGTCGCGGTGACCCTGTACGATCGGCTCAAGCCGGAGGTGCTCATCTCCAGCGAGAACGCCGACGACTTCGAGAAGAACCTCCTGACCATGCGCTGCGAAGAGCGCCTCGCGCTCGCCGTGAAGCGCCCTGCGGCGCTGATCAAGGGGCCGTTCGCGAACACCTGA
- a CDS encoding DnaB-like helicase C-terminal domain-containing protein gives MSNLHPKHAEWLAGRSLDPLLAEKFGLTSTQQGGNGFWLTVPYIENGQVVNHKLRQTAEKRHRMDAGAPLTLWNHDALLSEPVRSGQVPVVITEGEWDALAAIQSGFQHTVSVPNGGPNEPSRGELTEEGDAERYRFLWRAKAHLDAVSSFILAVDGDPVGRILASELARRLGPERCRFVTYPAGCKDLNEVLDVYGSGGVALVLNDAKPYPVKGLYRFSDFPDPADTPSIPLYLPGAVDGPHLLPGTLMVWTGFAGSGKTSLMVFIIADLLRRGINVAMGSFETAVKPILQRKLRAAIMQCSDNDVGNEKYVSTERVAEADELLEQRFSIICQDFTDEEHEMTLEEMLELARIAVLRDGARLLIFDPWNELEHKRRPDETETDYTGRAIRAIKAFARQYMVAVWIVAHPKKPMQWGQKPDAPGLYDISGSSHWANKADYGAVIYRPNKENNETQLIICKVRMGLPGREQTVKMEWQWTNSTYVSREIAEAA, from the coding sequence ATGAGCAATCTTCACCCCAAGCACGCAGAATGGCTGGCCGGCCGATCGCTGGATCCACTTCTGGCGGAGAAATTCGGCCTGACGTCCACGCAGCAAGGCGGCAACGGGTTCTGGCTGACCGTGCCGTACATCGAGAACGGCCAGGTGGTGAACCACAAGCTCCGGCAGACCGCGGAAAAGCGGCACCGGATGGACGCGGGGGCGCCCCTCACCCTGTGGAACCACGACGCGCTGCTATCGGAGCCGGTGCGCAGCGGACAGGTGCCAGTGGTGATCACGGAGGGCGAGTGGGACGCGCTGGCAGCGATCCAATCCGGGTTTCAGCACACAGTCTCGGTCCCAAACGGCGGCCCGAATGAGCCCAGCCGCGGCGAGCTGACCGAGGAAGGCGACGCCGAGCGGTACCGTTTCCTGTGGCGTGCCAAGGCACATCTTGACGCCGTGAGCAGCTTCATCCTTGCGGTCGACGGCGATCCGGTCGGGCGCATTCTCGCGTCAGAACTCGCGCGACGCTTGGGCCCGGAGCGATGCCGCTTCGTCACCTACCCGGCCGGCTGCAAGGATCTGAACGAGGTGCTCGACGTCTACGGATCGGGTGGTGTCGCGCTCGTGCTCAACGATGCGAAGCCCTACCCGGTGAAGGGGCTCTACCGCTTCTCGGATTTCCCCGATCCTGCCGACACACCCTCGATCCCGCTCTACCTGCCAGGCGCAGTCGACGGCCCTCACCTGCTGCCCGGGACGCTGATGGTGTGGACGGGGTTCGCCGGCTCGGGGAAGACATCGCTGATGGTTTTCATCATCGCGGACCTGCTCCGCCGCGGCATCAACGTGGCGATGGGCAGCTTCGAAACGGCGGTGAAGCCGATCCTGCAACGCAAGCTCCGGGCGGCGATCATGCAGTGCTCGGACAACGACGTGGGCAACGAGAAATACGTCTCGACTGAGCGGGTGGCAGAGGCCGACGAGCTGCTGGAGCAGCGCTTCTCGATCATCTGCCAGGACTTCACCGACGAAGAGCACGAGATGACGCTGGAAGAGATGCTGGAGCTCGCACGCATCGCCGTGCTGCGCGACGGCGCCCGCCTGCTGATCTTCGATCCGTGGAACGAGCTGGAGCACAAGCGCCGACCCGACGAGACCGAGACGGACTACACCGGCCGCGCCATCCGGGCGATCAAGGCCTTTGCCCGCCAGTACATGGTCGCGGTGTGGATCGTCGCGCATCCGAAGAAGCCGATGCAGTGGGGCCAGAAGCCCGACGCGCCGGGGCTCTACGACATCTCCGGCTCGTCGCACTGGGCAAACAAAGCCGATTACGGCGCTGTGATCTACCGCCCGAACAAGGAGAACAACGAGACGCAGTTGATCATCTGCAAGGTCCGCATGGGCCTGCCCGGGAGAGAGCAGACGGTGAAGATGGAATGGCAGTGGACGAACAGCACGTACGTGTCTCGCGAGATCGCGGAGGCGGCGTGA
- a CDS encoding head-tail adaptor protein has product MSIIDPGTLTRRLRIEQPVADDSLDGAGSGSWQLLRMTWASVQDMLPSKGERIADGINVHSRPARVRMYFRPDVTSEMRFVLGDRIMQIVAGPAELGWREGMEFMVEDYTSPGNPA; this is encoded by the coding sequence ATGTCGATCATAGACCCCGGCACGCTCACTCGGCGCTTGCGGATTGAGCAGCCGGTCGCTGACGACAGCCTCGACGGCGCTGGTTCGGGTTCCTGGCAGCTGCTGCGTATGACGTGGGCCAGCGTGCAAGATATGCTTCCCAGTAAGGGCGAGCGCATCGCCGACGGCATCAACGTTCATTCACGCCCCGCGCGCGTCCGGATGTATTTTCGCCCCGATGTCACTTCCGAGATGCGTTTCGTGCTCGGCGATCGGATCATGCAGATCGTCGCGGGTCCGGCTGAGTTGGGCTGGCGCGAAGGCATGGAATTTATGGTCGAGGATTACACCTCGCCCGGGAACCCGGCCTGA
- a CDS encoding HNH endonuclease, translating to MAWPTTSRHERGYGTEHDKMRAHLLATVILCEECTRHGRVTAGTIADHIIPLAKNGTSERSNYQLLCKPCSDAKSLADKGQTARPRGCDANGMPTDPAHPWNRRA from the coding sequence ATGGCGTGGCCCACTACCAGCCGCCACGAGCGCGGCTATGGCACCGAGCACGACAAGATGCGGGCACACCTGCTTGCGACCGTGATCCTGTGCGAGGAGTGCACCCGGCACGGCCGCGTCACCGCCGGCACGATCGCCGACCACATCATACCGCTAGCCAAGAACGGCACCTCGGAGCGGTCTAACTACCAGCTGCTGTGCAAGCCCTGCTCCGACGCGAAGTCGCTCGCCGACAAAGGGCAGACTGCCCGCCCACGGGGTTGCGATGCGAACGGCATGCCGACCGATCCGGCCCACCCTTGGAATAGGAGAGCATGA
- a CDS encoding helix-turn-helix transcriptional regulator yields the protein MTATRKRRVVPVGRAADRIAKREVDYGLDDRLLPIDAVIQLAGIGKTMIYRKVREGTFPVPCKPGGCSTRWSEREVKTWRDDLLAARPAA from the coding sequence ATGACGGCCACCAGGAAGCGCCGCGTTGTGCCTGTTGGCCGCGCGGCTGATCGCATTGCCAAGCGCGAGGTCGACTATGGTCTGGACGATCGCCTGCTGCCGATTGATGCCGTGATCCAGCTCGCGGGAATCGGAAAGACGATGATCTACCGGAAGGTGAGGGAGGGGACGTTCCCTGTGCCGTGCAAGCCGGGCGGCTGCTCGACTAGGTGGAGCGAGCGCGAGGTGAAGACGTGGCGAGATGACTTATTGGCGGCGCGCCCGGCGGCGTGA
- a CDS encoding terminase large subunit: protein MNTPAGGIAPPMFGPNRRPKTRGERVIAFIERYCVVPEGKLVRQPVRLEAFQTKFLLDVYDNPEGTSEGILSIARKNGKSALIACVLLAHLVGPEARLNSQIVSGARSRDQAALVFKLASKMVKLSPALDKLVRIIPSGKTLIGLALNVEFRALAADGQTAHGLSPVLAILDELGQVRGPQDDFVEAIESASGAYDDALRLVISTQAPTDADMLSIKIDDAVRSNDKKIVVHVYEAAKGCEVLDPVAHRAANPALGSFRSQIELQAAAEKADRMPSAENGFRNLYLNQRVNRFSPFISPSVWGATAGETSEEAFEQGRVYGGLDLAETTDLCAFVLGADWQNVWHYRAWFWKPANTLVDHRKRDKVPYDDWATAGLIKTPPGVAVDYEYVAHDLAEICKPYDVERIGYDRHRFKTLEAQMQKIGVELPFEPFGQGFLSMAPAMDVAEIDFLNGNVRHGNNPVLTMCAANAVVKKDPAGNRKLDKSKSTGRIDGMVALVMARGVAAMHSETDNSAALDDFLAAGTMHA from the coding sequence GTGAACACCCCGGCCGGCGGCATTGCGCCGCCGATGTTCGGGCCTAATCGTCGACCAAAGACCCGCGGCGAGCGCGTTATCGCGTTCATTGAGCGCTATTGCGTCGTGCCGGAGGGCAAACTTGTCCGCCAGCCGGTCCGGCTGGAGGCGTTTCAAACCAAATTCCTCCTGGATGTCTACGACAACCCCGAAGGCACGTCCGAAGGCATCCTTTCGATCGCGCGTAAGAACGGCAAGTCGGCGCTGATCGCTTGCGTGCTGCTGGCCCACCTGGTCGGGCCGGAGGCGCGGCTCAATAGCCAAATAGTTTCAGGCGCACGGTCCCGCGACCAAGCCGCGCTCGTGTTCAAGCTTGCCTCCAAGATGGTCAAGCTCAGTCCGGCGCTCGACAAGCTGGTGCGGATCATCCCGTCAGGCAAAACGCTGATTGGGCTCGCGCTGAACGTCGAATTTCGGGCGCTTGCGGCCGATGGACAGACCGCGCACGGCCTTTCGCCTGTTCTGGCAATCCTAGATGAGCTGGGGCAGGTTCGCGGGCCGCAAGACGACTTCGTAGAGGCAATCGAGTCCGCTTCTGGCGCCTACGATGACGCCCTTCGCTTAGTCATTTCCACGCAGGCGCCGACCGACGCCGACATGCTGTCGATCAAGATCGACGACGCGGTGCGGTCGAACGATAAGAAGATTGTCGTTCACGTCTACGAGGCCGCGAAAGGCTGTGAGGTACTCGACCCGGTTGCACATCGAGCGGCCAACCCGGCGCTTGGCAGCTTCCGATCGCAAATCGAACTGCAGGCGGCGGCCGAAAAGGCCGATCGCATGCCATCGGCAGAGAACGGCTTCCGCAACCTCTACCTCAACCAGAGGGTCAACCGCTTCTCGCCGTTCATTTCGCCCTCCGTTTGGGGGGCGACCGCTGGCGAGACGAGCGAGGAAGCCTTTGAGCAAGGCCGTGTCTACGGCGGGCTCGATTTGGCGGAAACGACCGACCTTTGCGCCTTCGTGCTGGGCGCCGACTGGCAGAACGTCTGGCACTACCGAGCGTGGTTCTGGAAGCCGGCAAACACGCTGGTCGATCACCGCAAGCGCGACAAGGTGCCCTATGATGACTGGGCAACAGCCGGGCTCATCAAGACGCCGCCCGGTGTGGCGGTCGATTACGAGTATGTCGCGCACGACCTGGCCGAGATCTGCAAGCCGTATGATGTCGAGCGCATCGGATATGACCGGCACAGATTCAAAACACTCGAAGCGCAGATGCAGAAGATCGGCGTCGAGCTGCCTTTCGAGCCATTTGGGCAAGGCTTTCTCTCAATGGCTCCGGCCATGGACGTCGCCGAGATCGACTTCCTCAACGGCAATGTGCGCCACGGTAACAACCCGGTCCTGACGATGTGCGCCGCGAATGCCGTGGTGAAGAAGGACCCGGCCGGCAACCGGAAGCTCGACAAGTCGAAATCGACAGGCCGCATCGACGGCATGGTGGCGCTGGTCATGGCGAGAGGAGTGGCGGCTATGCACAGCGAGACCGACAACAGCGCAGCGCTGGACGACTTCCTCGCTGCCGGAACGATGCACGCGTGA
- a CDS encoding thermonuclease family protein, whose product MIAAAFLCLVTQVHDGDGPLWCANGVKVRVAGIQAPDFESAEPCRRGKAAYVCSDAQAERSRAIVERLVLRKTLSCQPVGKSYARVVARCTLPDGRSLSCAAIAAGAATKWDSYWRRYKMGECR is encoded by the coding sequence ATGATCGCCGCCGCATTCCTCTGCCTCGTCACGCAAGTTCACGACGGTGACGGTCCTCTCTGGTGCGCCAATGGGGTGAAGGTCCGCGTTGCCGGCATACAGGCGCCTGACTTCGAGAGCGCCGAGCCCTGCCGCCGCGGAAAGGCAGCCTATGTCTGTTCCGATGCGCAGGCCGAGCGTAGCCGCGCGATCGTCGAACGGCTTGTGCTTCGGAAGACGCTTAGCTGCCAGCCTGTCGGCAAGTCGTACGCCCGTGTGGTGGCGCGCTGCACGCTGCCGGATGGCCGGAGCCTGTCGTGCGCTGCGATCGCAGCCGGCGCAGCGACGAAGTGGGACAGCTACTGGCGTCGGTACAAGATGGGGGAGTGTCGATGA
- a CDS encoding head-tail connector protein has protein sequence MRVSVVVSPEPLVTWEDADAHLKLDGDTSEKTIVEGMIAAATEHIDGPNGWLGRAIGVQTLEAYFDTFETMGHGLVLPYPPHIELVGITWRDSNRSKVVGDPLDYELIGDTIYSLGEAAWSGLHIGREALTVKYRAGYETLPAAIRAAILLMVGDLFRNRTTVLTGLTASPVPMSTTVENLLSPFRVF, from the coding sequence ATGCGCGTCAGCGTCGTCGTCTCACCCGAGCCGCTAGTGACATGGGAAGACGCTGACGCGCACCTGAAGCTGGATGGCGACACCAGCGAGAAGACGATCGTCGAGGGCATGATAGCTGCCGCGACCGAGCATATAGACGGCCCCAACGGCTGGCTCGGCCGCGCGATCGGCGTCCAGACCTTGGAAGCGTATTTCGACACTTTCGAGACGATGGGCCACGGCTTAGTGCTACCGTATCCGCCTCACATCGAGCTTGTGGGCATCACGTGGCGAGACAGCAACCGTTCTAAGGTCGTCGGTGACCCGCTCGATTACGAGCTTATTGGCGACACGATCTACTCGCTCGGCGAGGCGGCATGGTCCGGGCTGCACATCGGCCGCGAGGCACTGACGGTAAAGTACCGCGCTGGATACGAGACCCTTCCTGCGGCGATCCGCGCTGCCATCCTGCTGATGGTCGGCGATCTGTTCCGCAATCGCACTACCGTGCTGACCGGCCTCACTGCCAGTCCGGTTCCTATGTCGACGACCGTAGAGAACCTTCTCTCCCCGTTTCGGGTGTTCTGA
- a CDS encoding HK97 family phage prohead protease, translating to MSELGWGFEIKTIDEAGYIAGIAAGYGNIDHGGDVIMPGALTKAIAGRASVPMLLFHDHKRPVGSWSKFDEAEAGLHVEGRIAIKSEGGREAHALAEARALSGLSIGYKTLRHKFEGKTRQLHELALHEVSLVPVGMNDRAVITQLKSLVEDGGIPSVREFEEFLRDAGGFSKSLAAAIAGKATPHLRGEPEVKATTDDFWSALGAALKS from the coding sequence ATGAGTGAACTTGGTTGGGGCTTCGAGATCAAGACGATCGACGAGGCCGGATACATCGCGGGCATCGCCGCCGGTTATGGCAACATCGACCACGGTGGTGATGTCATCATGCCTGGCGCTCTGACCAAGGCCATCGCAGGCCGTGCCAGCGTTCCGATGCTGCTGTTCCATGACCACAAGCGGCCGGTCGGGTCGTGGTCGAAGTTCGATGAGGCCGAAGCCGGCCTCCATGTCGAGGGCAGGATCGCTATCAAGTCTGAGGGCGGCCGGGAGGCACACGCCTTGGCCGAGGCGCGCGCGCTCAGCGGCCTGTCGATCGGCTACAAGACGCTCCGGCACAAGTTCGAGGGTAAGACCCGCCAGCTGCACGAGCTCGCGCTGCACGAGGTTTCGCTCGTGCCGGTCGGTATGAACGACCGGGCGGTCATCACCCAGCTCAAGTCTCTTGTGGAGGACGGCGGGATACCGTCCGTCCGCGAGTTCGAGGAGTTCCTGCGGGATGCAGGCGGCTTCTCCAAGTCCTTGGCGGCGGCAATCGCAGGCAAGGCAACGCCGCATCTTCGGGGGGAGCCCGAGGTCAAAGCGACCACCGACGACTTCTGGTCCGCGCTCGGCGCGGCGCTGAAGTCCTGA